The following coding sequences lie in one Azospirillum humicireducens genomic window:
- the nusA gene encoding transcription termination factor NusA produces the protein MELLQVADAVAREKNIDRDEVLEAMEQAIQKAGRSKYGHEHDIRARIDRKTGDIHLTRHLEVVETVENEATQVTLPYAQRRKAGAKIGDFLVDPLPPIDFGRIAAQTAKQVIVQKVRDAERKRQFNEYKDRNGEIVNGLVKRVEYGNVTVDLGRAEAILRRDELLPREHFKNGDRVRAYIYDVREEPRGPQIFLSRTHPMFMAKLFAQEVPEIYDGIIEIRAVARDPGSRAKIAVHSNDSSIDPVGACVGMRGSRVQAVVGELQGEKIDIIPWSGEAATFVVNALAPAEVAKVVLDDDNRRIEVVVPDDQLSLAIGRRGQNVRLASMLTGWDIDILTEQEESERRSEEIHSRSALFMQALDVDDVIAHLLVAEGFTSVEEIAFVETEELAEIEGFDESVADELKQRALAFLEVQDEQANERRLELGVEDIVAELTGFSATQLVKLGENGVKTLDDLADLAGDELVEILSKDGAKDAPSEEEANAIIMAARAHWFEGEEQDGAAAAPATNGSADGNADGQGAQA, from the coding sequence ATGGAATTGCTGCAAGTCGCTGACGCGGTCGCCCGCGAAAAGAACATCGACCGGGACGAAGTCCTGGAGGCGATGGAGCAGGCGATTCAGAAGGCCGGCCGCTCCAAGTACGGCCACGAGCACGACATCCGCGCCCGGATCGACCGCAAGACCGGCGACATCCATCTGACGCGCCACCTGGAGGTGGTCGAAACGGTGGAGAACGAGGCGACGCAGGTCACCCTGCCCTACGCCCAGCGCCGCAAGGCCGGCGCCAAGATCGGCGATTTCCTGGTCGACCCGCTGCCTCCGATCGATTTCGGCCGCATCGCCGCCCAGACCGCCAAGCAGGTGATCGTGCAGAAGGTGCGCGACGCCGAGCGCAAGCGCCAGTTCAACGAGTACAAGGACCGCAACGGCGAGATCGTCAACGGTCTGGTCAAGCGCGTCGAGTACGGCAACGTCACCGTCGATCTGGGCCGCGCCGAAGCGATCCTGCGACGCGACGAGCTGCTGCCCCGCGAGCATTTCAAGAACGGCGACCGCGTCCGCGCCTATATCTACGACGTCCGCGAGGAACCGCGCGGGCCCCAGATCTTCCTGTCGCGCACGCATCCCATGTTCATGGCGAAGCTGTTCGCCCAGGAAGTGCCGGAAATCTACGACGGCATCATCGAGATCCGGGCGGTCGCCCGCGATCCGGGCAGCCGTGCGAAGATCGCCGTCCACAGCAACGACAGCTCGATCGACCCGGTCGGTGCCTGCGTCGGCATGCGCGGCAGCCGCGTCCAGGCCGTCGTCGGCGAGCTGCAGGGCGAGAAGATCGACATCATCCCGTGGTCGGGCGAGGCGGCGACCTTCGTCGTCAACGCGCTCGCCCCGGCCGAAGTCGCCAAGGTCGTGCTCGACGACGACAACCGCCGCATCGAGGTGGTGGTGCCAGACGACCAGCTGTCGCTGGCCATCGGCCGCCGCGGCCAGAATGTGCGCCTCGCCTCGATGCTGACTGGCTGGGACATCGACATCCTCACCGAACAGGAGGAGTCGGAGCGCCGGTCCGAGGAAATCCACAGCCGCTCCGCCCTGTTCATGCAGGCGCTGGACGTCGACGACGTGATCGCCCACCTGCTGGTGGCCGAAGGCTTCACCTCGGTCGAGGAGATCGCCTTCGTCGAGACCGAGGAACTGGCCGAAATCGAAGGTTTCGACGAGTCGGTCGCCGACGAGCTGAAGCAGCGCGCCCTCGCCTTCCTGGAAGTTCAGGACGAGCAGGCGAACGAGCGCCGTCTTGAGCTGGGCGTCGAGGACATCGTCGCCGAGCTGACCGGCTTCAGCGCCACGCAGCTGGTGAAGCTGGGTGAGAACGGCGTGAAGACGCTGGACGATCTGGCCGATCTGGCCGGCGACGAGCTGGTCGAGATCCTGAGCAAGGACGGCGCCAAGGACGCTCCCTCGGAAGAGGAGGCGAACGCGATCATCATGGCCGCGCGCGCCCACTGGTTCGAGGGTGAGGAACAGGACGGCGCCGCCGCGGCTCCGGCCACCAACGGTTCGGCCGACGGCAATGCCGATGGTCAGGGCGCGCAGGCCTGA
- the rimP gene encoding ribosome maturation factor RimP produces the protein MDATGRIEQIITPSVEAMGYEVVRVQISGGQRSVLQIMAERADGAPMTVEDCADISRSVSALLDVEDPIREAYTLEVSSPGIDRPLTRLKDFERFAGFEARLESRMAIDGRKRFKGMLKGVEDGLVCVDTEQGPARLEFDNILRAKLVLTDELIRASQEQQEGPQN, from the coding sequence ATGGACGCTACAGGTCGCATCGAACAGATCATCACGCCGTCGGTCGAAGCCATGGGCTATGAGGTCGTGCGCGTTCAGATCTCAGGCGGCCAGCGGTCGGTTCTCCAGATCATGGCGGAGCGCGCCGACGGCGCGCCCATGACCGTCGAGGATTGTGCCGACATCAGCCGTTCCGTCTCGGCCCTGCTGGACGTGGAAGACCCGATCCGCGAAGCCTACACGCTGGAGGTCAGCTCGCCCGGCATCGACCGGCCGCTGACCCGCCTCAAGGATTTCGAGCGCTTCGCCGGCTTCGAAGCCCGGCTGGAGAGCCGCATGGCCATCGATGGCCGCAAGCGTTTCAAGGGCATGCTGAAGGGCGTCGAGGACGGCCTCGTATGCGTCGATACCGAACAGGGACCGGCCCGGCTGGAGTTCGACAACATCCTGCGCGCCAAGCTGGTGCTGACGGACGAGTTGATCCGCGCCAGCCAGGAGCAGCAGGAGGGCCCGCAGAACTGA